One Granulicella sp. 5B5 DNA window includes the following coding sequences:
- a CDS encoding response regulator transcription factor gives MVNDEELIEEFGRDTTHLPNLGTILIVEDDPRMQKVLYRIFSEEQYSVLVAGDGQTALEMFRQAHPLAVVLDLILPHISGRELCNMFKQVAPETPIVILSAITDVTDKVLLLELGADDYVTKPFSPRELMARVQAAVRRRNKPAQATVYHFANCEIDFKKMTVLRDGKSVVLTAHEFKLLKFFTENVERVLTREVLLNEVWGYNFFPTTRTVDNQILKLRQKLEPDPANPRHLLTIYGAGYKFVP, from the coding sequence ATGGTGAACGATGAAGAGCTTATAGAAGAGTTTGGACGCGACACCACGCACCTGCCGAATCTCGGTACGATCCTGATCGTTGAGGACGATCCTCGCATGCAGAAGGTGCTGTATCGGATCTTCTCAGAGGAGCAGTACTCCGTTCTCGTTGCAGGCGACGGCCAAACGGCCCTTGAGATGTTTCGTCAGGCGCATCCGCTGGCGGTTGTGCTGGATCTGATTCTGCCGCATATCTCTGGCCGTGAGTTGTGCAACATGTTCAAGCAGGTCGCGCCGGAGACGCCTATCGTTATCCTGAGCGCGATCACCGACGTCACAGACAAGGTCCTGCTGCTGGAGTTGGGTGCGGATGACTATGTCACGAAGCCGTTCAGCCCACGCGAGTTGATGGCCCGCGTGCAGGCCGCAGTTCGCCGTCGCAACAAGCCCGCCCAGGCGACGGTCTACCACTTCGCCAATTGCGAGATCGACTTCAAGAAAATGACGGTATTGCGTGACGGCAAATCCGTGGTGCTCACTGCTCACGAATTCAAGCTGCTAAAGTTCTTCACGGAAAATGTGGAACGCGTGCTCACACGCGAAGTTCTATTAAATGAGGTCTGGGGCTACAATTTCTTCCCAACGACCCGTACGGTCGATAACCAGATATTGAAGCTCCGGCAGAAGCTCGAGCCCGATCCTGCAAACCCTCGTCATCTCCTAACAATTTATGGAGCGGGATACAAGTTTGTACCGTAA
- a CDS encoding ATP-binding protein, protein MYRKNHIELQSTDEAAAGANSLRYEPGIRTHILLVVAMAAVIAIITSLSLLLIRQGLQAQITENLTQDLSHSVRSFQDLQNERLNDLRRENALLAELPTLKALMTSGDEATIRNGATEFWHLSGADLFVLTNAEGQVLTAYTKDGSSVSNLQGDLDTLLASPGKHYLIHGNSLYACAIRPLFFGADESGTILGYVISGSAINRSVEEISRPTGVDVLFLSGDRVVAGSLARLSGKDAAARKQWVNQQEGASTIVKVGNARYLSTAEDFSSVATAPLRLIVLKSLAPAEQWISRINRMILAVGAVALCAGTILMIFLSRSVTRPLEELSRSVLAFGTGDDTRGIPSSGTQEIRHLAVAFAGMRVEIQQAHAALLESERLATIGRMANSVSHDLRHYLATVYANAEFLASDNLPPAERAEIFNDIRTAVNGTTDMIESLLIFSRSGNMVRRAPELLATLLERSVGLMRRHPDAANVTIRTQYGDPTDTAVMVDGKQIERAIYNLLLNACQAPRPSGVPATVLITLESDAGMMIVRVIDNGIGIPASIRNNLFEPFVSEGKQKGTGLGLTLVQRVALDHGGDIRVRSSIEGETIFEMLIAQNVNAARETNAVVAADQLVLKGEDRVQA, encoded by the coding sequence TTGTACCGTAAGAACCATATCGAGTTGCAATCAACAGATGAGGCAGCCGCAGGGGCCAACTCGTTGCGCTACGAGCCGGGCATACGGACTCATATACTCCTGGTGGTCGCCATGGCAGCCGTAATCGCGATTATCACCAGCCTGAGTCTGCTTCTGATCCGTCAGGGCCTGCAGGCGCAAATCACGGAGAACCTCACGCAAGACTTGAGTCATTCGGTGCGTTCTTTCCAGGATTTGCAAAATGAGCGGCTGAACGATCTGCGGAGAGAGAACGCACTTCTCGCAGAGCTGCCAACGCTGAAGGCCCTCATGACGAGTGGCGATGAGGCTACGATTCGCAACGGTGCCACCGAGTTCTGGCATTTAAGCGGTGCCGATCTTTTTGTTCTGACGAATGCGGAAGGTCAGGTCCTCACGGCATACACGAAGGACGGCTCATCCGTATCCAACCTGCAGGGTGATTTAGATACATTACTTGCATCCCCCGGCAAGCATTACCTTATCCACGGCAACTCGCTTTATGCCTGCGCTATCCGGCCCCTGTTCTTCGGTGCTGACGAGTCCGGCACCATACTCGGCTATGTGATCAGCGGCTCGGCGATCAATCGTTCCGTAGAGGAGATCAGCCGGCCGACCGGCGTGGATGTCCTTTTTCTCAGCGGTGACCGCGTTGTGGCTGGCTCGCTTGCAAGGCTGTCAGGAAAGGATGCGGCCGCGCGGAAGCAATGGGTGAACCAGCAAGAAGGTGCATCGACCATCGTGAAGGTGGGCAACGCTCGATATCTATCGACCGCGGAAGACTTCTCCTCGGTGGCGACCGCTCCGCTCCGCCTCATTGTCCTGAAGTCTCTGGCACCGGCGGAGCAATGGATCAGCCGGATCAATCGGATGATTCTCGCTGTCGGGGCGGTCGCTCTGTGTGCCGGGACGATACTGATGATATTTCTGTCCAGGTCCGTGACAAGACCGCTCGAAGAGCTCTCTCGCAGCGTGCTTGCCTTCGGAACGGGAGATGATACACGGGGTATTCCCAGCTCCGGAACGCAGGAAATTCGCCATCTTGCCGTGGCGTTTGCCGGCATGCGGGTGGAAATCCAGCAGGCCCATGCCGCGTTACTCGAGTCGGAGAGGCTGGCGACGATAGGGCGAATGGCCAACTCCGTCTCGCACGACCTGCGTCACTACCTCGCTACGGTGTACGCGAACGCCGAGTTTCTCGCTTCTGACAACCTACCTCCGGCTGAAAGGGCTGAAATATTCAATGACATTCGTACGGCGGTGAATGGCACCACTGACATGATCGAGTCATTGCTGATCTTCAGTCGGTCCGGGAATATGGTTCGCCGTGCGCCGGAGTTGCTGGCCACCCTGCTTGAGCGCTCTGTCGGCCTTATGCGTCGTCACCCCGATGCTGCTAACGTTACAATTCGCACCCAATACGGAGATCCCACCGATACGGCCGTTATGGTGGACGGCAAGCAGATAGAGCGGGCGATCTACAATCTTCTACTGAACGCTTGTCAGGCACCGCGGCCAAGCGGCGTTCCGGCCACAGTGCTCATCACATTGGAGTCCGATGCAGGGATGATGATAGTCCGCGTCATCGACAATGGTATCGGCATCCCAGCCTCCATCAGGAATAATCTCTTCGAGCCCTTTGTGAGTGAAGGCAAGCAGAAGGGAACAGGACTAGGGCTTACTCTTGTTCAGCGGGTGGCGCTCGATCACGGCGGCGACATACGCGTGAGGAGCAGTATCGAAGGCGAGACAATCTTCGAGATGCTGATTGCTCAGAATGTGAACGCAGCGCGGGAAACGAATGCAGTCGTCGCAGCTGATCAGCTCGTGCTGAAAGGAGAGGACCGTGTTCAGGCCTAA